In Rhizobium jaguaris, a single window of DNA contains:
- a CDS encoding alpha/beta fold hydrolase, giving the protein MRAATRFMRGDASLAVFDSGQGLPVLFQHGLGGDEAQVAQTFPTVSAARRITVECRGHGASSLGDIRPFSLRMFAEDVLAAATDRGFDRFVVGGISMGAAIALYLAHHYPDRVAALVLVRPAWTFTAAPDNLEPVRAVAALLRSYSIGEAKERFASSEIGMQICANAPDNFASLLGYFDRPNAVAFASVLADIAADGTGLTQTVAAALTVPTLVIGNEQDAIHPLAHARTLADTTPDACFVEVTPKAADKARHFAEVQDAIATFLASKTIRSLIPS; this is encoded by the coding sequence ATGAGGGCAGCAACGCGTTTCATGCGCGGCGATGCGAGCCTTGCCGTTTTCGACAGCGGGCAAGGGCTGCCTGTCCTCTTCCAGCACGGCTTAGGCGGAGATGAGGCGCAGGTTGCGCAAACTTTTCCAACGGTCAGCGCGGCGCGACGAATCACGGTCGAATGCCGCGGACATGGCGCGTCATCGCTTGGCGACATCAGGCCCTTTTCACTTCGAATGTTTGCCGAGGACGTGCTGGCCGCAGCGACAGATCGCGGATTTGATCGCTTTGTCGTCGGCGGTATTTCCATGGGGGCTGCAATTGCCTTGTATCTCGCTCACCATTACCCGGACCGCGTCGCAGCCCTCGTTCTTGTCCGTCCCGCCTGGACCTTTACCGCCGCACCGGACAATCTGGAGCCGGTTCGCGCTGTCGCGGCCTTACTCCGCTCGTATTCGATCGGAGAAGCCAAGGAGCGCTTCGCCAGTTCAGAGATCGGCATGCAGATATGCGCGAACGCGCCCGATAATTTTGCCTCCCTGCTCGGCTATTTCGACCGACCGAATGCCGTTGCTTTCGCATCCGTGCTGGCCGATATCGCGGCCGACGGTACGGGCTTGACTCAAACAGTGGCTGCCGCCCTCACCGTCCCTACCCTTGTCATCGGTAACGAACAGGACGCTATCCATCCGCTTGCGCACGCACGGACTCTCGCCGACACCACTCCCGACGCGTGCTTTGTCGAAGTCACTCCCAAGGCGGCCGACAAGGCACGGCATTTCGCCGAAGTCCAAGACGCCATCGCCACTTTCCTCGCATCCAAGACCATCCGGAGCCTCATCCCATCATGA
- a CDS encoding sugar phosphate isomerase/epimerase family protein has protein sequence MQVGIFAKTFPGTDPLSVLSAVRDSGYAGTQFNLACCGLPSMPDAVPEPSVSATRAAAQATGVTLAALSGTYNMAHPDPSVRQKGLTQLAVVIETAAALSIPLVTLCTGTRHPTDQWAHHPDNTDPAAWADMATEMSKALALAEDHGVDLGIEPEQANIVTSAADAERLIAEMRSKRLRIVLDPANLFESATPTEARAIVERAVETAAGHIAMAHAKDRYADGRFATAGLGVVDFPDFIARLRSVGFDGPLVTHGLSAAEAPRVAAFLKELV, from the coding sequence ATGCAGGTCGGGATCTTCGCCAAGACCTTTCCCGGGACGGATCCCCTAAGCGTCCTCTCCGCGGTGCGCGACAGCGGCTATGCCGGCACGCAGTTCAATCTCGCCTGCTGCGGCCTGCCCTCGATGCCAGACGCTGTGCCGGAGCCTTCGGTATCGGCGACCCGGGCGGCAGCGCAAGCGACGGGCGTTACGCTCGCCGCCTTGTCCGGCACCTACAACATGGCCCACCCCGACCCGTCGGTACGTCAAAAAGGCCTCACCCAGCTCGCGGTTGTCATCGAGACGGCGGCAGCACTTTCCATTCCGCTCGTCACACTCTGCACCGGCACGCGTCATCCCACCGATCAGTGGGCACATCATCCGGACAACACCGATCCCGCGGCCTGGGCCGACATGGCGACCGAAATGTCGAAAGCGCTAGCACTGGCCGAGGACCATGGCGTCGATCTCGGCATCGAGCCCGAACAGGCGAATATCGTGACATCGGCTGCGGACGCCGAGCGGTTGATCGCCGAGATGAGATCGAAAAGGCTGCGCATAGTCCTCGACCCTGCCAATCTCTTCGAAAGCGCCACGCCTACGGAAGCGCGCGCCATTGTCGAGCGAGCAGTGGAGACGGCGGCCGGGCATATCGCCATGGCACACGCCAAGGATCGTTATGCCGACGGACGTTTTGCGACCGCCGGCCTGGGCGTGGTGGATTTCCCTGATTTTATTGCCCGGCTGCGGTCCGTAGGTTTCGACGGTCCGCTCGTCACCCACGGCCTTTCGGCAGCGGAGGCACCGCGCGTCGCGGCCTTTCTCAAGGAATTGGTCTGA
- a CDS encoding Gfo/Idh/MocA family protein produces the protein MIEKENRRLRVGVLGCGPIAQFAHLESCVKARNADLYAICDAAPDLLARMGATYEPQKMFSDYDAMLSDPDLEAVIVATSDAYHVPMSIKALEAGKHVLCEKPIGVSVEEGQQLADAVRLSGKILQVGHMKRFDPALQAARDFVHNDIGQIFALKAWYCDSTHRYTNTDAVQPLPITSKLARKPAGNPKADLRQYFMLAHGSHLVDTARFFCGDIVAVRARLLERAGAYCWFVETEFANGVLGHLDLTVAVRMDWHEGFQLYGENGSVLAKTFNPWYFRSSEVEIFHEKDATSRNPLGADGHFFRRQLEGLADTALKGAPMRGANVEDGIASIRAMVAIARSVETGERVELAAVTGAV, from the coding sequence ATGATCGAGAAGGAAAATCGTCGTCTTCGCGTCGGTGTTCTGGGCTGCGGCCCGATTGCCCAGTTTGCGCATCTGGAATCCTGCGTGAAGGCCAGGAATGCGGATCTCTATGCGATCTGTGACGCCGCACCCGATCTGCTGGCGCGTATGGGCGCGACCTATGAGCCGCAGAAGATGTTCAGCGACTATGATGCCATGCTGTCCGACCCCGATCTGGAAGCGGTCATCGTTGCAACGTCCGACGCCTATCATGTGCCGATGTCCATCAAGGCGCTCGAAGCCGGCAAGCACGTGCTCTGCGAAAAGCCGATCGGTGTTTCGGTCGAGGAAGGACAACAGCTCGCCGATGCCGTCAGGCTCTCGGGCAAGATCCTGCAGGTCGGGCACATGAAGCGTTTTGATCCCGCACTTCAGGCTGCGCGTGACTTCGTTCACAACGATATCGGCCAGATCTTCGCGCTGAAAGCATGGTATTGCGATTCCACCCATCGCTATACCAACACCGATGCGGTGCAGCCGCTTCCCATCACAAGCAAACTTGCCCGCAAGCCGGCCGGTAATCCGAAAGCCGATCTCAGACAGTATTTCATGCTGGCGCATGGCTCCCATCTGGTCGATACCGCCCGCTTCTTCTGCGGCGATATCGTCGCCGTGCGCGCCCGCCTGCTGGAGCGGGCCGGCGCTTATTGCTGGTTCGTGGAAACCGAATTCGCCAATGGCGTCCTCGGCCATCTCGACCTCACGGTCGCGGTCCGCATGGATTGGCACGAAGGTTTCCAGCTCTACGGCGAAAACGGTTCCGTGCTCGCTAAGACCTTCAATCCCTGGTACTTCCGCTCCAGCGAAGTCGAGATCTTTCACGAGAAAGATGCGACCAGCAGGAATCCGCTCGGCGCGGACGGGCATTTCTTCCGCAGGCAGCTTGAAGGCCTGGCCGATACGGCGCTCAAGGGTGCACCGATGCGCGGCGCCAATGTCGAAGACGGTATCGCCTCCATCCGGGCGATGGTGGCGATCGCACGATCGGTGGAGACCGGCGAGCGTGTCGAACTCGCGGCCGTGACAGGAGCCGTCTGA
- a CDS encoding sugar phosphate isomerase/epimerase family protein, which translates to MIRDLKVGCQTFTWEMLGEAWTGMPDDLLAAISAGGYSGIEITDTMIGHYATKPGEFAKALADRELQLVSFAFGSKSGFTVADAMEKDLATAQRWIDHAAQFPGALVSIGSATIVSEGSREDKFAIAAEFYNRAGALGKASGVDVAVHPSSHHNTLLFNRADYDRIFALLDPALIGWVPDTGHILRGHEDILDTMRTYQDRIRYLHLKDVDANDQWAMLGKGVLDTPAVIDLVSQAPRFNGWLVLEEESETAAADPAAAIKANRETMRSYGA; encoded by the coding sequence ATGATTAGGGATTTGAAGGTTGGCTGCCAGACGTTCACATGGGAGATGCTTGGCGAAGCCTGGACCGGAATGCCCGATGACCTGCTCGCAGCGATTTCCGCCGGCGGTTATTCGGGCATCGAAATTACCGACACGATGATCGGCCACTACGCGACAAAACCCGGCGAATTCGCCAAGGCTCTAGCGGATAGGGAGTTGCAGCTCGTCTCTTTCGCCTTCGGCTCCAAAAGCGGCTTCACTGTTGCCGATGCAATGGAAAAGGATCTGGCCACGGCACAGAGGTGGATCGACCATGCCGCGCAATTTCCGGGCGCGCTCGTCTCGATCGGCTCAGCGACAATCGTCTCGGAAGGATCGCGCGAAGATAAGTTTGCCATCGCCGCCGAGTTCTACAATCGCGCCGGTGCGCTCGGCAAGGCATCCGGTGTCGATGTTGCAGTCCATCCGAGTTCGCACCACAATACCCTGCTGTTCAATCGGGCCGACTACGATCGGATCTTCGCATTGCTCGATCCCGCACTGATCGGCTGGGTTCCCGACACCGGCCATATTCTGCGCGGACATGAGGACATTCTGGATACGATGCGCACCTACCAGGATCGCATTCGCTATCTGCACCTCAAGGATGTCGATGCGAACGACCAGTGGGCGATGCTCGGCAAAGGTGTTCTCGATACACCGGCGGTGATCGATCTCGTTTCACAGGCGCCACGCTTCAACGGATGGCTGGTGCTGGAAGAGGAATCCGAGACGGCCGCGGCTGATCCGGCCGCAGCCATAAAGGCCAACCGCGAAACGATGCGCAGCTACGGCGCGTAA
- a CDS encoding carbohydrate ABC transporter permease, giving the protein MNERSAFQSIMIYFGALLILIWSAGPFLWQFSTSFQHDKALTEGTPSLIPDPFTLEHYYNAFVEKGLHHYVLNSLVVSLATTALCLIVGSLAAFALSRLDVKGRFGILMVILSVSMFPQIALVGPLYLIASDLGLLDTYRALIITYLALGLPLVTWVLFGYFETLPREIDEAARIDGVGVIGLLWHIILPMSLPSLVTTGLLAFITAWNEFLFALAFTSDRDSQTIPVGIANFTNQYYVPWGDIAAASAVVTVPLIVLVLFFQRHIIEGLTQGGIKE; this is encoded by the coding sequence ATGAACGAGCGCTCCGCTTTTCAAAGCATCATGATCTACTTTGGCGCGCTTCTCATTCTCATCTGGTCCGCCGGCCCGTTCCTGTGGCAGTTTTCAACCTCGTTCCAGCACGACAAAGCGCTGACGGAAGGCACGCCCTCGCTCATCCCGGACCCGTTCACGCTGGAGCATTATTACAATGCCTTCGTCGAAAAGGGCCTGCACCACTATGTGCTGAACTCGCTGGTCGTATCGCTCGCCACCACAGCTCTCTGTCTGATCGTTGGCTCTTTAGCCGCCTTTGCCCTGTCGCGTCTCGATGTAAAGGGGCGATTTGGCATCCTGATGGTTATCCTGTCGGTTTCGATGTTTCCGCAGATCGCGCTCGTCGGACCGCTTTATCTGATCGCCTCCGACCTGGGACTTCTGGATACCTACAGGGCGTTGATCATCACCTATCTGGCGCTCGGGCTTCCACTCGTGACCTGGGTTCTGTTCGGCTATTTTGAAACGCTGCCGCGGGAGATCGACGAAGCCGCGCGCATCGATGGCGTGGGCGTGATCGGGCTGCTCTGGCATATCATCCTGCCGATGTCGCTTCCGAGCCTCGTAACCACGGGTTTGCTTGCCTTCATCACTGCCTGGAACGAATTTCTGTTCGCACTGGCATTCACATCCGACAGAGACAGCCAGACGATTCCGGTGGGCATCGCCAATTTCACCAATCAATATTACGTGCCTTGGGGGGACATCGCTGCAGCATCGGCGGTCGTGACCGTGCCGCTGATTGTTTTGGTCCTCTTTTTCCAACGCCACATCATCGAAGGCCTGACACAGGGCGGAATCAAGGAATAA
- a CDS encoding carbohydrate ABC transporter permease — protein MSLGSVSFYPIVNGVYLSFTNRSLITQDNDFVGIANYLQLSADPSFWNAWWHTIWFTTASTGLETLIGLVMALILCEAFSGRGIVRAAMLVPWAMPTVVTSKMFGWLFDGQHGIINFILLHAGLIDQNVNWYGAPETALTTIILADVWKTTPFMALLLLTGLQTVPKSLIEAARVDGARAWTIFWNIRLPLLLPTLLIAGLFRALDAFRVFDLVYVLTGGGPADSTETLSTLSYKILFSTLQFGYGSAVSTAMFMTEGVIALVFCLFLVRQLRKTT, from the coding sequence ATGTCGCTAGGATCGGTCTCCTTCTATCCGATCGTCAATGGCGTCTATCTCTCCTTCACCAATCGTTCCTTGATCACGCAGGACAATGATTTCGTCGGCATTGCCAATTATCTGCAATTGTCGGCGGATCCGTCATTCTGGAATGCATGGTGGCATACGATCTGGTTCACCACCGCATCGACCGGGCTCGAGACCCTGATCGGTCTGGTCATGGCACTGATCCTTTGTGAGGCTTTCAGCGGCCGCGGGATCGTCCGCGCGGCGATGCTTGTTCCCTGGGCGATGCCGACAGTCGTCACGTCAAAAATGTTCGGGTGGCTGTTCGACGGGCAGCATGGGATCATCAATTTCATCCTGCTTCACGCGGGACTGATCGATCAGAATGTAAACTGGTACGGCGCGCCCGAAACCGCGCTGACGACGATCATTCTCGCCGATGTCTGGAAAACGACGCCGTTCATGGCCTTGCTGTTGCTGACGGGTCTTCAGACCGTTCCGAAATCGTTGATCGAGGCGGCCCGCGTGGATGGTGCCAGGGCATGGACAATCTTCTGGAATATCCGCCTGCCTCTATTGCTTCCGACCTTGCTTATCGCCGGCCTTTTTCGGGCGCTGGACGCGTTTCGCGTCTTCGATCTGGTCTACGTACTGACGGGCGGCGGTCCGGCCGATTCCACGGAAACCCTTTCGACGCTATCCTACAAAATTCTCTTTTCGACTTTGCAGTTCGGCTACGGCTCAGCCGTATCGACAGCGATGTTCATGACCGAAGGGGTGATCGCCCTGGTGTTCTGTCTCTTCCTCGTCAGACAGCTAAGGAAGACGACATGA
- a CDS encoding ABC transporter substrate-binding protein, with the protein MPDFKNASAGSNATGFSAMLDRRQLLLGAAGAAIGAATLGVASGLGIRTARAADRTEISFASASFFGKEGIGDLVKAYNESQDRIMVKFIELPPPSSSTEVYQGLIQQLARRNGTPDVFSQDVIWIAGFAAAGWALPLDEYFPKEKRSDYFPGTVAACTYDEKLTALPWFVDSGMFYYRKDLVEKHGGKVPDTWDDMATMAAAAQKAGDAKFGYLWQGKQAEVLICDAVEVITSNGGSILAHDGKSSIIGEKAAVEAIQFLYDTINKRKISPQNVLSWDEEPSRQPFTSGEAMFMRNWSYVYPIAQDPKASHVVDKVAVAPLPHFAGGKSAACLGGYQLGVNANSKKREAAIEFLTWMSSSETQTRLALNFGLAPSRPAIFQDAKLKAEQPFMASLQNVFTGATPRPITPQYAKVTLALQSGISKALVSGNVQAELKATAEQINKIVA; encoded by the coding sequence ATGCCTGATTTCAAGAATGCGTCAGCCGGTTCGAACGCGACCGGATTTTCCGCAATGCTCGACCGCCGCCAATTGCTGCTCGGCGCTGCGGGCGCCGCTATCGGTGCGGCTACTCTCGGTGTCGCATCGGGACTTGGCATCCGCACTGCACGCGCCGCCGATCGCACGGAGATCAGCTTTGCCAGCGCAAGTTTCTTCGGAAAGGAAGGTATCGGTGATCTCGTCAAAGCCTATAACGAGTCGCAAGACCGCATCATGGTCAAATTCATCGAGCTCCCGCCGCCGAGTTCGTCGACAGAGGTCTATCAGGGCCTGATCCAACAGCTGGCCCGCCGTAACGGAACGCCTGACGTCTTCAGCCAGGACGTGATTTGGATCGCCGGCTTTGCAGCGGCGGGCTGGGCATTGCCCTTGGACGAGTATTTTCCGAAGGAAAAACGCAGCGATTATTTTCCCGGAACCGTCGCCGCCTGCACCTACGATGAAAAGCTGACCGCGCTTCCGTGGTTCGTCGATTCCGGCATGTTCTACTATCGCAAGGATCTCGTTGAGAAGCATGGCGGCAAGGTTCCGGACACATGGGACGACATGGCGACCATGGCTGCTGCGGCCCAAAAGGCCGGCGATGCCAAGTTCGGCTATCTCTGGCAAGGCAAGCAGGCCGAGGTTCTGATCTGCGATGCCGTGGAAGTCATCACCTCGAACGGCGGCTCCATTCTGGCGCACGACGGCAAATCCTCGATCATCGGCGAGAAGGCGGCGGTCGAAGCGATACAGTTCCTATACGACACGATCAACAAGAGGAAGATCAGCCCGCAGAACGTTCTCTCCTGGGATGAAGAGCCTTCCCGTCAGCCCTTTACCTCGGGCGAAGCGATGTTCATGCGCAACTGGTCCTATGTCTATCCGATCGCGCAGGACCCGAAAGCCTCGCACGTCGTCGACAAGGTCGCCGTTGCGCCGCTGCCGCATTTTGCCGGCGGGAAAAGCGCCGCCTGCCTCGGCGGTTATCAGCTTGGCGTCAACGCCAATTCCAAGAAGCGGGAAGCAGCGATCGAGTTCCTGACCTGGATGTCGTCTTCGGAAACGCAAACCCGTCTCGCCCTGAATTTCGGTCTCGCGCCGTCGCGGCCCGCGATCTTCCAGGATGCGAAACTAAAAGCCGAGCAGCCGTTCATGGCAAGTCTTCAAAACGTCTTTACGGGTGCCACACCCCGACCAATTACACCGCAATATGCCAAGGTGACGCTGGCTCTGCAGTCCGGCATTTCCAAGGCGTTGGTCAGTGGCAACGTCCAAGCAGAACTGAAGGCTACTGCCGAACAGATCAACAAGATCGTTGCCTGA
- a CDS encoding Gfo/Idh/MocA family protein, producing the protein MVEKTKGRLGIGIIGCGNISMTYLRNAALFAGIELRACADIAADIAAFRAREYGIRTVSVDQLLADPEVDLVLNLTVPAVHFDVTMSALSAGKHVFTEKPLATSAAEGRTLVAEAKSRGLLLGSAPDTFLGAAGRRARRLMEEGSIGRPVSGTAFMMGRGMEHWHPNPQFYYQPGGGPIFDMGPYYLTMLVNLLGPVVRVMAMATKGQNERLITAEGPFKNTTFKVGTPTNVLSLLEFQSGATVNFGASWDVFRHSNHPIELHGTEGSLRLPDPDTFGGTVSLSERGAEWRDFESDDELYGKRNWPFAAPDRANYRMLGVADLARALEENRPPRASGELALHVLEIMEAILASGESGQSVGVRESLTPPPLLGEEEARSFLA; encoded by the coding sequence ATGGTAGAGAAAACAAAGGGAAGGCTTGGTATCGGTATCATTGGCTGCGGCAATATATCGATGACTTATCTGCGTAACGCCGCACTGTTCGCCGGTATCGAATTGCGCGCCTGCGCCGATATCGCCGCTGACATCGCGGCCTTTCGTGCCCGCGAATACGGCATTCGCACCGTCAGCGTCGACCAGCTGCTCGCTGATCCCGAGGTGGACCTCGTTCTCAACTTGACCGTTCCCGCGGTGCATTTTGACGTGACCATGTCCGCCTTATCCGCGGGTAAGCACGTATTCACGGAAAAGCCGCTTGCAACGTCGGCTGCAGAGGGGCGGACGTTGGTGGCGGAGGCGAAGAGCCGCGGTCTTTTGCTCGGCTCAGCGCCCGATACCTTCCTCGGCGCTGCCGGCCGGCGCGCTCGCCGCCTCATGGAGGAGGGCTCAATCGGCCGTCCGGTGAGCGGGACGGCCTTCATGATGGGGCGCGGTATGGAGCATTGGCATCCCAATCCGCAATTCTACTATCAACCAGGCGGCGGTCCGATTTTCGATATGGGACCTTACTACCTGACAATGCTGGTCAATCTGCTCGGCCCCGTGGTGCGTGTCATGGCGATGGCGACGAAGGGTCAGAATGAACGCCTCATCACCGCCGAGGGGCCGTTCAAGAATACGACGTTCAAGGTTGGCACGCCGACCAACGTCCTGTCGTTGCTGGAATTTCAGTCCGGTGCGACCGTCAACTTCGGCGCGTCCTGGGATGTCTTCCGCCATTCAAATCATCCGATTGAACTGCATGGCACCGAAGGCTCACTGCGCCTGCCGGACCCTGATACATTCGGCGGGACGGTCTCCTTGTCCGAACGGGGTGCCGAGTGGCGTGATTTCGAAAGTGACGACGAGCTGTATGGAAAAAGAAACTGGCCGTTCGCGGCGCCAGACCGGGCGAATTACCGCATGCTGGGCGTGGCCGACCTCGCACGTGCACTCGAGGAGAACAGACCGCCGCGCGCATCCGGCGAGCTGGCCCTTCATGTGCTCGAGATCATGGAGGCCATTCTGGCATCCGGCGAAAGTGGGCAGTCGGTTGGCGTTCGTGAAAGTCTGACGCCGCCGCCACTCCTTGGCGAAGAAGAAGCGCGCAGTTTTTTGGCCTGA
- a CDS encoding alpha/beta hydrolase yields MTDQLDESVRYLLDISNRSNTRPLETGTPRQARIDYNAGFPVLQGVREAVVSVEDRQISGPDGLITLRIYRGIGAPSKDGPGLLYLHGGGWVIGNLDSHDEICRWFANLAECTVICPDYRLAPEHKFPAGLTDCAAALAFMAKSATDFGVDARRIAVAGDSAGGNLAAVLALMSRSDAAPRLAAQLLIYPNTDATQTADSYRRYGTGFGLTTTAMKWFRDHYVRTAADIVDWQVSPLLAESTAGAAPAFIATAGYDILMDEGTAYAARLREDGVRVISRHWPGQIHGFVSMGKFIPAARLAIQEAAAAWRSFEGTPD; encoded by the coding sequence ATGACAGACCAGCTTGATGAGAGTGTTCGATACCTTCTCGATATAAGCAATCGGTCTAACACTCGACCGCTTGAAACCGGCACTCCTCGGCAAGCCCGTATCGACTACAATGCGGGCTTCCCGGTGCTGCAGGGCGTCCGGGAGGCAGTTGTGTCGGTGGAGGATCGTCAGATCAGCGGCCCCGACGGTCTGATCACCCTGCGCATCTATCGCGGCATTGGCGCGCCCTCGAAGGATGGTCCGGGTCTTCTCTATCTTCATGGCGGCGGCTGGGTGATCGGCAATCTCGACTCTCACGACGAGATCTGCCGATGGTTCGCCAATCTCGCCGAATGCACCGTGATCTGCCCGGATTATCGCTTGGCGCCGGAACACAAGTTTCCCGCTGGGCTAACGGATTGCGCCGCGGCGCTGGCGTTCATGGCAAAGTCCGCCACGGATTTCGGCGTCGATGCTCGGCGGATCGCCGTCGCCGGTGATAGTGCCGGCGGCAATCTTGCGGCTGTGCTTGCGCTGATGTCGCGCTCAGACGCCGCTCCGCGGCTTGCGGCTCAACTGCTCATCTATCCCAACACGGACGCCACGCAGACGGCTGACAGTTATCGCCGCTATGGCACAGGCTTCGGTTTAACCACGACGGCGATGAAATGGTTTCGCGATCACTATGTTCGCACCGCTGCCGATATCGTCGATTGGCAGGTCTCGCCCCTGCTGGCCGAAAGCACTGCAGGGGCTGCGCCGGCATTCATCGCTACCGCCGGATACGACATTCTCATGGACGAAGGCACAGCCTATGCCGCGCGGTTGCGGGAGGATGGGGTTCGGGTCATCTCGCGCCATTGGCCGGGTCAGATTCACGGCTTTGTGTCGATGGGGAAATTCATACCGGCCGCACGGTTGGCGATACAGGAAGCAGCGGCGGCGTGGCGCAGCTTTGAAGGGACTCCGGATTGA
- a CDS encoding LacI family DNA-binding transcriptional regulator, giving the protein MEKLTHRTMEDFAKSCGVSRPTLSKYFDDPTSVKPATRALIEAALRSSDYQPNLYARNLNRKRTRNVGILVPALTDPFYAEMVNRLELRLRNEGYWPIVFSSHGLPELEAEAVSTMLSLKVAGVLAAPLGQKSDPRAFEKLAQNLPVVYFDTYIEGNTPFIGNNNYQSVATIVEYLCRSGEPPAYFDIPHVNHNSPERLASYVATMKASGFEPVVIKTNAAYTWDFERVGYEQMDAILDAKKLPRKTILCANDRLAFGVMAAAFAHGLKVGRKKGDDLRVAAHDDHPLSRYTCPPLTTMAQDFASMTANSVDTLLTFLGDAEAPAATIALKVSLDGTLVMRQSA; this is encoded by the coding sequence ATGGAAAAATTGACGCATAGGACAATGGAGGATTTCGCAAAGTCCTGCGGCGTCTCTCGCCCGACCCTTTCAAAATATTTCGATGATCCGACGAGCGTGAAGCCGGCGACGCGCGCGCTGATCGAGGCCGCGCTTCGCTCGTCGGATTACCAGCCTAATCTTTACGCGCGAAACCTCAATCGGAAAAGAACGCGCAATGTCGGCATTCTGGTTCCCGCTCTCACCGACCCATTTTACGCCGAGATGGTCAATCGCCTGGAACTGCGGCTGCGGAACGAGGGATACTGGCCGATCGTGTTTTCCTCGCACGGCCTGCCGGAATTGGAAGCCGAGGCCGTCAGCACGATGCTGTCGTTGAAGGTGGCGGGTGTGCTCGCCGCACCGCTCGGGCAGAAATCCGATCCGCGCGCGTTCGAAAAACTCGCGCAGAATCTGCCCGTTGTCTATTTCGACACCTATATCGAGGGCAACACGCCGTTCATCGGCAACAATAATTACCAGAGCGTCGCAACGATTGTCGAATATCTCTGCAGGTCCGGAGAGCCACCGGCCTATTTCGACATACCGCACGTCAACCACAACTCGCCGGAGAGACTGGCAAGCTATGTCGCCACGATGAAAGCTTCGGGCTTTGAGCCGGTGGTGATCAAGACCAACGCCGCCTACACCTGGGATTTCGAGCGTGTCGGATACGAGCAGATGGACGCCATCCTCGATGCAAAGAAGCTCCCCCGCAAAACCATCCTCTGCGCCAATGATCGCCTCGCTTTTGGCGTTATGGCTGCGGCATTCGCACATGGGCTAAAGGTCGGACGCAAGAAGGGCGACGACCTCCGTGTTGCGGCCCATGACGATCATCCCTTGAGCCGTTACACCTGCCCACCGCTCACGACGATGGCGCAAGATTTTGCTTCCATGACGGCAAACAGTGTCGATACGTTACTGACGTTTCTGGGAGACGCGGAGGCGCCAGCTGCAACGATCGCACTCAAGGTCAGTCTGGATGGGACGCTGGTGATGCGGCAATCGGCATAG